From the Maioricimonas rarisocia genome, one window contains:
- a CDS encoding REP-associated tyrosine transposase: MNPATHTHARTLSCFQRRAFFSRDRSRLWLVRALEVGRERHSFDLRAWCIMPEHVHVLIWPRRHEYSISAILKTLKQSVARVALVHLRDTRSHAMHLLEDRQPNGKVSCRFWQRGGGYDRNLMEPATMLAEIDYIHANPVRRGLCERPIEWACSSARGYVRAGSGMLRLNLESLPMSVDG, translated from the coding sequence ATGAACCCGGCCACGCACACGCACGCACGCACTCTCAGTTGCTTCCAACGGCGCGCGTTTTTCTCGAGAGATCGGAGTCGGTTGTGGCTGGTACGTGCTCTTGAAGTCGGCCGTGAGCGACACTCTTTCGATCTTCGGGCCTGGTGTATCATGCCCGAACACGTTCATGTGCTGATCTGGCCTCGTCGGCACGAATACTCGATCAGCGCCATTCTCAAGACGCTCAAGCAGTCCGTCGCACGCGTTGCCCTGGTGCACCTTCGAGACACGCGTTCGCACGCAATGCATCTCCTGGAGGATCGGCAGCCAAACGGGAAGGTCAGTTGTCGATTCTGGCAGCGGGGAGGTGGCTATGATCGCAATCTGATGGAGCCGGCGACCATGCTTGCGGAGATCGACTATATCCATGCCAATCCAGTCCGACGGGGCCTGTGCGAACGTCCGATCGAGTGGGCATGTTCCAGCGCTCGTGGGTATGTCCGCGCAGGCAGTGGCATGCTCCGGTTGAATCTCGAGTCTCTTCCCATGTCGGTCGACGGATGA
- a CDS encoding glycoside hydrolase family 17 protein yields the protein MRTALAALLLLAVAAVDCTAADDQFPLFRTLTSDDPPRLIAYTPSQLDPRNEANQRALPTSSIRADLEALRPAFDGLVLYGYHEACTPRIMAVAKDLDYRVVLLAIWDLKSSAEVDGCAREANFWKDQFDLGVIVGNEGITFGRYEREDLTIAGDRVRKQLHRSIPIGTSEPLERSRDKFVHQFGDFVAPNIHPVFDQPDLDAAAAAAWAREQARALAQQAGKPVILKETGFPHGGKPRYSNESQQAFWQAYVEPGMIAPGSSGAWVYYGVAFEAFDLPWKQEASGLDVEDSWGLFTKDRTPLPAVGVWQRRK from the coding sequence ATGAGAACCGCGCTCGCTGCACTGTTGCTCCTGGCCGTGGCCGCCGTCGACTGCACGGCGGCCGATGATCAGTTCCCACTGTTCAGGACCCTCACGTCGGACGATCCGCCGCGGCTGATTGCCTACACTCCCTCGCAGCTCGATCCCCGCAACGAAGCGAACCAGCGGGCGCTTCCCACCAGTTCGATCCGGGCCGATCTCGAAGCCCTCCGACCGGCTTTCGACGGGCTGGTGCTCTATGGCTACCATGAGGCCTGCACGCCCCGCATCATGGCGGTCGCGAAGGATCTCGACTATCGCGTCGTCCTGCTGGCGATCTGGGATCTTAAGTCCTCCGCCGAAGTGGACGGCTGCGCCCGCGAAGCGAACTTCTGGAAAGATCAGTTCGACCTCGGCGTGATCGTAGGAAACGAAGGGATTACCTTCGGCCGCTACGAACGGGAAGACCTGACGATTGCGGGAGACCGGGTTCGCAAGCAGTTGCACAGATCGATCCCGATCGGGACCAGCGAGCCGCTGGAACGCAGCCGGGATAAGTTCGTGCATCAGTTCGGCGATTTCGTGGCGCCCAACATCCACCCGGTGTTCGACCAGCCGGATCTGGACGCAGCAGCAGCGGCCGCGTGGGCCCGCGAGCAGGCGCGGGCTCTCGCGCAGCAGGCGGGCAAGCCGGTGATCCTCAAGGAGACCGGGTTCCCACACGGCGGCAAACCACGGTATTCGAACGAGTCGCAGCAGGCGTTCTGGCAGGCGTATGTCGAACCAGGCATGATTGCCCCGGGCAGCAGCGGGGCGTGGGTGTACTACGGCGTCGCCTTCGAAGCATTCGATCTACCGTGGAAGCAGGAAGCCTCCGGACTGGACGTGGAAGATTCCTGGGGGCTGTTCACGAAGGACCGGACTCCCCTGCCGGCTGTAGGCGTCTGGCAACGCCGGAAGTAG
- a CDS encoding glycerophosphodiester phosphodiesterase, translating into MMKFRFATALLSMCLLATQTSVGSDDGGVGEFLSNGVTAHRGNSGEFPENTMPAFRSGIEVGADWIELDIFRTRDGRLVVVHDATTGRVGNLDRVVAESTYDELLGVDVATDFRKRTGKSVADCPPQRIPLLEDVLKMVIRQRRTRVSIQPKVDCVADAVALVRRLKAEPWVGFNDGNLAYMAEVKRLEPEIPVFWDRGPETDLAADVRVARQHDFEALVLRHDGITAAKVQQIRQAGFEVGAWTVNDRNEMSRLLDLGVQRIYTDHPRLLLELHAERRR; encoded by the coding sequence ATGATGAAATTCCGTTTCGCAACGGCACTGCTGTCGATGTGCCTGCTGGCGACTCAGACCAGCGTCGGCAGCGATGATGGCGGTGTCGGGGAGTTCCTGAGCAACGGAGTCACCGCCCACCGGGGCAATTCGGGCGAGTTTCCGGAGAACACCATGCCGGCGTTTCGAAGCGGTATCGAGGTCGGGGCCGACTGGATCGAGCTGGACATCTTCCGCACACGGGACGGCCGGTTGGTTGTCGTTCACGATGCGACAACGGGCCGCGTGGGAAACCTGGATCGCGTGGTCGCAGAGAGTACGTATGACGAACTTCTCGGCGTCGATGTGGCGACGGACTTCCGCAAGCGGACCGGGAAGTCAGTGGCGGATTGTCCTCCTCAACGGATTCCGCTTCTCGAAGACGTGCTCAAGATGGTCATTCGGCAGCGTCGCACTCGCGTCTCCATTCAACCGAAGGTGGACTGTGTGGCCGACGCGGTGGCGCTCGTCCGCAGACTGAAGGCCGAACCATGGGTGGGTTTCAATGACGGAAACCTGGCGTACATGGCCGAGGTGAAGCGGCTGGAACCGGAGATCCCCGTCTTCTGGGATCGGGGGCCGGAGACCGATCTGGCGGCCGACGTTCGTGTCGCCCGGCAGCATGATTTCGAAGCACTTGTCCTGCGTCATGACGGCATCACGGCCGCGAAAGTGCAGCAGATCCGACAAGCCGGTTTCGAGGTCGGAGCGTGGACCGTCAACGACCGGAACGAAATGTCGCGACTGCTCGACCTGGGCGTGCAGCGGATCTACACGGACCATCCGCGACTGCTGCTCGAGTTGCATGCGGAGCGGAGACGGTAG
- a CDS encoding 3-keto-disaccharide hydrolase — MLQPMIRKSPLPLLLTLVLSTTLTAGEPVTPKETIQLLNGKDLSAFYTWLRDAKYEDPRNVFTLQSDGILRISGDGFGGLVTNKEYANYYLVMEYRWGTKTWEPRKDRARDGGLLLHCQGPDGNFGGSKDQPGPWMNSVECQIIEGGVGDILVLPSKDADGEPLPASATCTIVRDRDGEPVWSPDGKAEVFPRGRINWYGRDPDWKDVIGFRGPKDVDSPGQEWTLLECFVAGDTLTYRVNGVIVNRATDVFPDHGKILLQTEGAEMFVRKLELRPLPKEIP, encoded by the coding sequence ATGCTGCAACCAATGATCCGCAAGTCCCCCCTCCCCCTGTTGCTGACTCTTGTCCTTTCGACAACGTTGACAGCCGGCGAGCCGGTTACGCCGAAGGAGACAATTCAACTGCTTAACGGCAAGGACCTCTCCGCGTTCTACACCTGGCTGCGGGATGCGAAATACGAAGATCCCCGCAACGTGTTCACGCTTCAGTCGGATGGCATCCTGCGGATTTCCGGCGACGGGTTCGGCGGCCTTGTGACCAACAAGGAGTACGCCAACTACTACCTCGTCATGGAGTACCGCTGGGGCACGAAGACCTGGGAGCCACGCAAGGATCGCGCTCGCGACGGTGGACTGCTGCTGCACTGCCAGGGGCCGGACGGCAACTTCGGCGGGTCGAAGGATCAGCCCGGCCCGTGGATGAACTCCGTCGAGTGCCAGATCATCGAAGGGGGTGTCGGCGATATCCTCGTTCTCCCCTCGAAAGATGCTGACGGCGAACCACTCCCCGCATCGGCCACCTGTACGATCGTCCGCGACCGGGATGGCGAACCGGTCTGGTCTCCCGACGGCAAGGCCGAAGTCTTTCCCCGCGGCCGGATCAACTGGTACGGACGTGATCCCGACTGGAAAGACGTGATCGGATTCCGCGGCCCGAAAGATGTCGACAGCCCCGGTCAGGAATGGACGCTGCTGGAATGCTTCGTCGCCGGCGACACACTCACCTACCGCGTCAACGGCGTCATCGTGAACCGGGCGACGGACGTCTTCCCCGACCACGGCAAGATCCTGCTGCAGACCGAGGGTGCCGAGATGTTCGTCCGCAAGCTGGAACTGCGCCCGCTGCCGAAGGAAATCCCGTAA
- a CDS encoding DUF1579 family protein — MRSMSVALVMLLVTPAFAQDFPNPQPGDAHEILARDAGTWDCTLRMYLQGPDGEPTEYKGTEVNRLVSGDLYLRTRFTAKMGDRKFEGHGLMGYDPRSEKYTGTWVDNFSVIPSRFSGTYDAESKTLTIYNTVVHDESGAEFKQKQVTVWEDDSHKEFTIYLVVESDGKTQDVKLMEMTAVKKPKAKKTKSVEE, encoded by the coding sequence ATGCGCTCAATGTCTGTTGCTCTCGTCATGCTGCTGGTGACCCCCGCCTTTGCACAGGACTTTCCGAATCCGCAGCCGGGAGACGCGCACGAGATTCTCGCCCGTGACGCCGGCACGTGGGACTGCACGCTCCGGATGTACCTTCAGGGCCCCGACGGCGAACCGACGGAGTACAAAGGGACGGAAGTGAATCGGCTCGTCAGCGGAGACCTGTACCTGCGAACCCGCTTCACGGCGAAGATGGGAGACCGCAAGTTCGAGGGACACGGGCTGATGGGCTACGACCCCCGTTCCGAGAAGTACACCGGCACCTGGGTGGACAACTTCAGCGTCATCCCTTCGAGATTCTCCGGGACGTACGATGCAGAGTCAAAGACGCTGACGATCTACAACACGGTTGTCCATGACGAGAGCGGTGCGGAGTTCAAGCAGAAGCAGGTCACCGTCTGGGAAGATGATTCCCACAAGGAATTCACGATCTACCTTGTCGTCGAGTCCGATGGAAAAACCCAGGACGTCAAGCTGATGGAGATGACGGCCGTTAAAAAGCCGAAGGCGAAGAAGACGAAATCCGTCGAAGAGTAG
- a CDS encoding multiheme c-type cytochrome encodes MSLRYTGLILTGLTFQFLTALPARAADRLVDHFPQALESGCMKCHADIELIREPGSGMLQQIMDRGAALGDPAGCIVCHGGNPDAADKELAHAGLDDDQDPHAPPRFYPDPGSPWINEHTCGQCHPQHVEVQWRSLMMTEAGKIQGVCWAFGALTGYEHRWANYAVENPTDPDQRLGTDEYRRYMETLRKLEPNVFVDRHEPLPDALQFGEVDRLNEDPTLAAFTYIRQECQRCHHGVKGRQVRGDFRGMGCSSCHVPYSNEGFYEGDDPTVPRDEPGHMLVHSIQGTREAKVTVHDKTYSGIPVETCTTCHDRGKRIGVSFQGLMESPYHSPFAADGSDQPALHTKHYIAMQQDIHYQKGMTCQDCHTSIDVHSDGFLAAANLAAVQIECSDCHGTPDRYPWELPLGYMDEFAEKVATGPARGTADKPGDHTLQGTIYDKQDGYLLTARGNPYGNVVRDGDEIVVHTAGGKDLRMKPLKMLHDTGQLSVKGKLAMGQIASHLERMECYSCHSSWTPQCYGCHVKIDYSRKDECPECEPTSDLSRIAETSKSNFDWVAAGRRHQQPEHAADRGESDYDTIIPGKVSEQRSYLRWEEPMLGVNGEGRITPLAPGCQPSVTIIGPDGKPILLNHIFRTAAGSEGAGDEGQLAIDMSPTQPHTITKDARSCESCHASDKALGYGVGGGKLTRPWNETTFVDLETADKELLPKRTRPQMEGIDGLENDWSRIVDEDGQQLMTVGHHFQLSRALNNEERARMSREGTCIACHKEMPEESLATSLLHHVAKYSGQLPHSNSEHFRLVNKITLLSAWVQATAIFVVPGMLLGGTYALRRRKARKAARAARRLAAGRKP; translated from the coding sequence ATGTCCCTGCGATACACGGGCCTGATCCTGACCGGACTGACATTCCAGTTCCTAACGGCCCTCCCCGCCCGGGCGGCCGATCGCCTCGTCGATCACTTCCCGCAGGCACTCGAATCTGGCTGCATGAAATGTCATGCGGACATCGAACTGATCCGCGAGCCCGGTTCGGGCATGCTTCAGCAGATCATGGACCGCGGCGCCGCCTTGGGAGATCCGGCCGGCTGTATCGTCTGCCATGGCGGCAACCCGGATGCTGCCGACAAGGAACTGGCCCACGCCGGCCTCGACGACGACCAGGATCCGCACGCACCTCCCCGCTTCTATCCCGATCCCGGCAGCCCGTGGATCAATGAACACACCTGCGGACAATGTCATCCCCAGCACGTCGAAGTGCAGTGGCGAAGCCTGATGATGACCGAGGCAGGAAAGATTCAGGGAGTCTGCTGGGCGTTCGGAGCGCTCACCGGCTACGAACATCGCTGGGCCAATTACGCCGTCGAGAATCCGACCGATCCCGACCAGCGACTGGGAACCGACGAATACCGCCGCTACATGGAGACACTCCGGAAGCTCGAACCGAACGTCTTCGTCGACCGCCATGAGCCGCTCCCCGATGCTCTGCAGTTCGGCGAGGTCGATCGCCTCAACGAAGATCCTACGCTGGCCGCGTTCACCTACATCCGCCAGGAATGCCAGCGGTGTCATCACGGGGTGAAGGGACGGCAGGTTCGCGGCGACTTTCGTGGCATGGGCTGCTCCTCCTGCCATGTCCCTTACAGCAACGAAGGATTCTACGAAGGGGACGATCCGACCGTACCCCGCGATGAGCCGGGACACATGCTCGTGCATTCCATTCAGGGGACGCGTGAAGCGAAGGTGACCGTCCACGACAAGACGTACAGCGGCATTCCGGTCGAGACCTGCACGACCTGCCACGACCGCGGCAAGCGGATCGGCGTTTCATTCCAGGGACTGATGGAGTCCCCCTATCACTCCCCATTCGCCGCCGACGGATCCGACCAGCCGGCCCTGCACACCAAGCACTACATCGCGATGCAGCAGGACATCCACTACCAGAAGGGGATGACCTGTCAGGACTGCCACACCTCGATCGACGTGCACAGTGACGGGTTTCTGGCTGCCGCCAACCTGGCCGCTGTCCAGATCGAGTGCTCTGACTGCCACGGCACTCCGGACCGCTATCCGTGGGAGTTGCCGCTCGGGTACATGGACGAGTTCGCCGAGAAAGTCGCCACCGGTCCGGCCCGCGGCACCGCCGACAAACCGGGAGATCACACGCTGCAGGGAACCATCTACGACAAGCAGGATGGCTATCTGCTGACCGCTCGCGGCAATCCGTACGGCAACGTCGTGCGTGACGGCGACGAGATCGTCGTGCATACGGCCGGCGGCAAGGATCTGCGGATGAAGCCGCTCAAAATGCTGCACGACACCGGCCAACTGAGCGTCAAGGGAAAGCTGGCGATGGGGCAGATCGCCAGCCATCTCGAGCGCATGGAGTGCTACAGCTGCCATTCATCCTGGACGCCGCAGTGCTACGGCTGCCACGTGAAGATCGACTATTCGCGCAAGGACGAATGCCCGGAGTGTGAACCGACGTCGGATCTCAGCCGCATCGCCGAGACCTCGAAGTCCAACTTCGACTGGGTCGCCGCCGGACGCCGCCACCAGCAGCCCGAGCATGCTGCCGACCGGGGGGAATCCGACTACGACACGATCATCCCCGGCAAGGTCTCCGAGCAGCGGTCGTACCTGCGGTGGGAAGAACCGATGCTGGGGGTCAACGGCGAAGGACGAATCACGCCGCTCGCTCCCGGCTGCCAGCCATCGGTGACGATCATCGGACCGGATGGCAAACCGATCCTGCTCAATCACATCTTCCGGACCGCAGCGGGAAGCGAGGGAGCCGGCGACGAGGGACAACTCGCCATCGACATGAGCCCGACGCAGCCGCATACGATCACCAAAGACGCCCGCAGCTGCGAATCATGTCACGCGTCGGACAAGGCACTCGGCTACGGAGTGGGAGGCGGCAAGCTGACCCGTCCCTGGAACGAAACGACCTTCGTCGACCTCGAAACGGCCGACAAGGAACTGCTCCCGAAACGCACCCGGCCGCAGATGGAAGGGATCGACGGACTGGAGAACGACTGGTCGCGGATCGTCGACGAAGACGGGCAGCAGCTGATGACGGTCGGGCATCACTTCCAGCTCTCGCGAGCCCTCAACAACGAGGAGCGGGCCCGCATGAGCCGCGAAGGAACCTGCATCGCCTGTCACAAGGAGATGCCGGAAGAGTCACTCGCCACCAGCCTGCTGCACCACGTCGCCAAGTACTCCGGCCAGTTGCCCCACTCGAACAGCGAGCACTTTCGCCTGGTCAACAAGATCACGCTGCTGTCGGCCTGGGTGCAGGCGACAGCCATCTTCGTCGTGCCCGGCATGCTGCTCGGTGGCACCTATGCCCTCCGCCGCCGAAAGGCTCGCAAGGCGGCTCGCGCTGCCCGGCGACTTGCAGCCGGCAGGAAACCATGA
- a CDS encoding PAS domain-containing hybrid sensor histidine kinase/response regulator: MGPGHNNERVQRILDHPGVTAALAAVFAISILIVDSLVELGVGVAVCYAFVVWLVHASRRYSWIWIAAALCSVLTVIGLQLSPGTESQAKILSNRSIAILAIWLTALLCTRNLSLAARRRRSDELLRMTVDSVGDAVLTTDGQWRVTGMNPLAASLIGIPETEAFGRPVQSVVSLVDAVTREPIEISLEEATLAHVSLPGDRTLLIARDGTERSVELTIGPIRVKEDRTGGCLFVFRDITERREAEQTVRQTQARLKRALEAGLTGTWLWDLESDRVWTDETLSNLFSIDTEQAATVGVPAEAFRKALPEEDLLIIRERIQESLKTGNDYQAEFRVKLPDGTIRWISARGRFEPEERGNPRQMSGVMLDVTERKEAQLAESKLRSESDAANAKFRAIFEQSSIFVGMLSVDGRLTEVNTLALEMCGFRFEDVIGRPFWETGWWSATEESQQIVRSAIQQAARGETWRAEVPYWWADGSEHIVDMAILPIRDKEGTVVFLCANGTDVTERKRTELALRRNAETFARLVEGSPFGIYVIDSQFRVYQVSVGAQVAFRNVRPLIGRDFAEVMHTLWPDPFASETVAIFRHTLETGEPYVAPSLTEQRIDVDEVESYEWQVHRVTLPDGQYGVVCYFFDTTELRQVERALRESEQRAQRANLAKSEFLANMSHEIRTPMAAILGYADMLLTHLDDPDNRQCVATIKRNGTHLLELINDILDLSRIEAGKMDIEREKCDLPHLLADLDSLMRVRVDEKDGLDFRVRTEGKIPATLTTDAKRLKQILINLVGNAIKFTDEGHVHVRVTLLSDSNGPSIQFAVEDTGIGIAPEKIERLYQPFSQADSSVTRQFGGTGLGLTISRRLTDLLGGQLDLESEPEKGTTFYLTLPAGPLDDVDMVDFEIDQARTDETERPPLPRLHCRVLLVDDRRDVRHVAQHFLEEAGASVMTAEDGGQGIDAVLQSETDGQPFDLIVMDMQMPNVDGYTAVSELRARGCELPMIALTADAMRGDRERCLDVGCDDYLSKPIEPARLVGLIRKLTAETSLEELREARQRRKQRLRLQASEDAESAR; encoded by the coding sequence ATGGGGCCCGGCCACAACAACGAACGTGTCCAGCGAATCCTGGATCACCCCGGCGTCACCGCCGCTCTGGCAGCCGTTTTCGCCATCAGCATTCTGATCGTCGATTCCCTCGTGGAACTCGGCGTAGGCGTCGCCGTTTGCTACGCCTTCGTCGTCTGGCTGGTTCACGCCTCGCGGCGGTACAGCTGGATCTGGATCGCTGCTGCCCTCTGTTCGGTCCTGACCGTCATCGGTCTTCAGTTGTCCCCCGGGACCGAATCGCAGGCCAAGATCCTGTCCAACCGCTCGATTGCCATCCTGGCCATCTGGCTGACCGCCCTGCTGTGTACACGTAACCTGTCACTGGCAGCCCGTCGGCGTCGTAGCGACGAACTGCTGCGAATGACCGTCGACAGCGTCGGAGATGCCGTCCTGACAACGGATGGTCAGTGGCGCGTGACCGGCATGAATCCACTGGCCGCGTCGCTGATCGGCATACCGGAGACCGAAGCGTTCGGCCGGCCCGTACAATCGGTCGTTTCACTGGTCGATGCCGTAACTCGCGAGCCGATCGAAATCTCGCTCGAGGAAGCAACTCTCGCCCATGTCTCGCTGCCTGGGGACCGCACGCTGCTGATCGCTCGGGACGGGACCGAACGATCGGTCGAGCTGACCATTGGGCCGATCCGCGTCAAGGAAGACCGCACCGGCGGGTGCCTGTTCGTATTTCGCGACATCACCGAACGCAGAGAGGCCGAGCAGACCGTCCGCCAGACGCAGGCACGACTCAAGCGCGCGCTGGAAGCGGGACTGACCGGCACCTGGTTGTGGGACCTCGAGTCCGACCGCGTCTGGACCGACGAGACGCTCTCAAACCTCTTTTCCATCGACACCGAACAGGCCGCCACTGTCGGCGTTCCGGCCGAAGCGTTTCGCAAGGCCCTTCCCGAAGAAGACCTCCTGATCATTCGAGAGCGCATCCAGGAATCCTTGAAGACCGGCAACGACTACCAGGCTGAATTCCGTGTGAAGTTGCCCGATGGGACGATCCGCTGGATCTCGGCACGTGGACGCTTCGAGCCGGAGGAGCGAGGCAATCCGAGGCAGATGTCGGGCGTCATGCTCGACGTGACCGAGCGGAAAGAGGCACAACTGGCCGAGTCGAAGCTACGGAGCGAATCGGACGCCGCCAACGCCAAGTTTCGCGCGATCTTCGAGCAGTCCTCCATCTTCGTCGGGATGCTGAGCGTCGACGGCCGGCTCACCGAGGTGAATACACTCGCTCTGGAAATGTGCGGATTCCGTTTCGAGGACGTCATCGGACGCCCCTTCTGGGAAACCGGCTGGTGGAGCGCGACAGAGGAGTCGCAGCAGATCGTTCGCAGCGCCATCCAGCAGGCGGCCCGCGGCGAAACCTGGCGGGCAGAGGTGCCGTACTGGTGGGCGGACGGCTCCGAACACATCGTCGACATGGCGATCCTCCCCATTCGGGACAAAGAGGGAACCGTCGTCTTCCTCTGCGCGAACGGCACTGACGTCACCGAACGCAAGCGGACGGAGCTGGCACTGCGTCGCAATGCCGAAACCTTTGCCCGCCTTGTGGAAGGATCACCGTTCGGTATCTATGTCATCGATTCGCAGTTCCGTGTCTATCAGGTCAGCGTCGGCGCCCAGGTGGCGTTTCGCAACGTGCGGCCCCTGATCGGCCGGGATTTTGCGGAGGTCATGCACACTCTCTGGCCCGATCCCTTCGCCAGTGAGACGGTCGCCATCTTTCGCCACACGCTCGAAACCGGCGAGCCGTACGTTGCGCCCAGCCTCACCGAACAGCGCATCGATGTCGACGAAGTCGAGTCGTACGAATGGCAGGTCCATCGCGTCACGCTGCCGGACGGCCAGTATGGGGTCGTCTGCTATTTCTTTGACACCACCGAACTGCGGCAGGTCGAACGGGCCCTCCGCGAAAGCGAGCAGCGGGCCCAGCGCGCCAACCTCGCAAAGAGCGAGTTCCTCGCCAACATGAGCCACGAGATCCGCACGCCGATGGCGGCCATTCTCGGCTACGCCGACATGCTGCTCACGCATCTCGATGATCCGGACAATCGGCAATGTGTGGCGACGATCAAGCGCAACGGGACGCATCTGCTCGAGTTGATCAACGACATCCTCGACCTCTCACGGATCGAGGCCGGCAAAATGGACATCGAACGCGAGAAGTGTGATCTTCCGCACCTGCTCGCCGATCTCGACTCACTCATGCGCGTCCGCGTCGACGAGAAGGATGGACTCGACTTTCGTGTGCGGACCGAAGGGAAGATCCCGGCCACACTCACCACCGACGCCAAACGCCTCAAACAGATCCTGATCAACCTGGTGGGGAACGCGATCAAGTTCACCGACGAAGGACACGTCCACGTTCGCGTCACCCTGCTCTCCGACAGCAATGGTCCCAGCATCCAGTTCGCCGTCGAAGACACCGGCATCGGCATCGCACCGGAGAAGATCGAGAGGCTGTATCAGCCGTTCTCCCAGGCGGACAGTTCTGTCACGCGACAGTTCGGCGGCACGGGGCTGGGGCTGACCATCAGTCGGCGGCTGACCGACCTGCTCGGCGGACAACTCGACCTCGAGAGCGAGCCGGAAAAGGGAACGACGTTCTATCTCACCCTGCCGGCCGGCCCCCTCGACGACGTCGACATGGTCGATTTCGAGATCGATCAGGCTCGTACGGACGAAACCGAACGACCTCCCCTGCCCCGCCTGCACTGCCGCGTTCTGCTCGTCGACGACCGCCGCGACGTCCGCCACGTGGCCCAGCACTTCCTCGAAGAAGCGGGCGCTTCGGTAATGACTGCCGAAGACGGAGGTCAGGGCATTGACGCGGTCCTGCAGTCTGAAACCGACGGCCAGCCTTTCGATCTGATCGTCATGGACATGCAGATGCCCAACGTCGACGGGTACACCGCGGTCTCCGAACTGCGGGCACGGGGGTGCGAACTTCCGATGATCGCCCTCACCGCCGACGCCATGCGGGGGGACCGCGAACGTTGCCTGGATGTCGGTTGCGACGACTATCTCTCCAAGCCCATCGAGCCGGCCCGCCTGGTCGGACTCATCCGGAAGCTGACGGCGGAGACGAGTCTCGAGGAGCTTCGCGAGGCACGCCAGCGACGCAAGCAACGGTTGCGTCTGCAGGCCTCCGAAGATGCCGAGTCGGCCAGGTGA
- a CDS encoding Gfo/Idh/MocA family protein, whose amino-acid sequence MSRSSRRSFLKRSLFAGIFTGISAKSYRASFAAESPSERVRVGMIGVGNQGGPRNNMKYFLPNIEALCDVDSGHLDAAGAFLQKEADRSVMMTDDYRRLLDSNDLDAVVVTVPDQWHALMTIEACQAGKDVYCEKPLTLVIGEGRPMIDAARRHERVVQTGSMQRSGLEFQFVTRLVQSGAIGKVKVVNVTLPGPNWIDRAKHPVPNSPPPSDLDYDRWLGPAPMRPYNRNRVHYLFRFYWDYSGGQQTNFGAHHLDTAQWGLGMDDSGPVSVEGTAVYHPEEWYETPDKADMRYTYANGVTMNCRQIPGLESRKQGTEFIGENGSVFVWRGGVEASSPDVFKSVEVPAPLVRKGAVVTLPSEEKRFANYAHVNNFLDCVKTRETPAADISIGHRSATVCHLGNIAVRTGKKIHWDPETETITGDPEAAKWLMKEYRAPYSLT is encoded by the coding sequence ATGTCTCGATCGTCACGTCGCTCGTTCCTGAAGAGGTCGCTCTTTGCAGGAATCTTCACGGGGATCTCCGCGAAGAGCTATCGCGCGTCCTTTGCGGCTGAATCGCCGAGCGAACGCGTTCGCGTCGGGATGATTGGCGTCGGCAACCAGGGCGGTCCGCGCAACAACATGAAGTACTTCCTGCCGAACATCGAGGCTCTGTGTGACGTTGATTCCGGGCACCTCGACGCGGCGGGAGCATTTCTGCAGAAGGAAGCCGATCGGTCTGTGATGATGACCGACGATTACCGCCGGCTGCTGGACTCCAACGACCTGGACGCAGTTGTTGTCACGGTGCCCGATCAGTGGCACGCGTTGATGACCATCGAAGCCTGCCAGGCCGGTAAAGATGTCTATTGCGAGAAACCCCTGACGCTCGTCATTGGCGAAGGCCGACCGATGATCGACGCCGCTCGACGACACGAGCGCGTCGTTCAGACCGGCAGCATGCAGCGCAGCGGACTGGAGTTCCAGTTCGTCACCCGCCTCGTGCAGTCCGGAGCGATCGGCAAGGTGAAGGTCGTCAACGTCACTCTGCCGGGACCGAACTGGATCGATCGTGCGAAACACCCGGTCCCCAACAGCCCACCACCCTCCGACCTCGACTACGATCGCTGGCTGGGGCCCGCCCCCATGCGCCCCTATAACAGGAATCGCGTTCACTATCTCTTCCGCTTCTACTGGGACTACAGCGGCGGACAGCAGACGAACTTCGGTGCTCATCACCTCGACACGGCCCAGTGGGGGCTGGGCATGGACGACAGTGGCCCCGTCAGCGTCGAAGGCACTGCGGTGTATCATCCCGAAGAGTGGTACGAGACTCCCGACAAGGCCGATATGCGGTACACGTACGCCAATGGCGTCACGATGAATTGCCGGCAGATTCCCGGTCTGGAAAGCCGGAAGCAGGGAACGGAGTTCATCGGCGAGAACGGCAGTGTCTTTGTCTGGCGCGGTGGCGTGGAGGCGAGCTCGCCGGACGTCTTCAAGTCGGTCGAAGTGCCGGCCCCTCTCGTCAGAAAAGGAGCCGTTGTCACACTCCCGTCAGAGGAAAAGCGGTTCGCCAATTACGCGCACGTCAACAACTTCCTCGACTGCGTCAAAACCCGTGAGACTCCCGCGGCCGACATCAGCATCGGGCATCGCAGCGCCACCGTCTGTCATCTCGGCAACATCGCAGTCCGGACAGGAAAGAAGATCCACTGGGACCCCGAGACGGAGACGATCACAGGTGACCCGGAGGCTGCGAAGTGGCTGATGAAGGAATACCGGGCCCCCTACAGCCTGACGTAG